GTGTAGCGGTTTAATATAGTCACAGCCCGGATAACTACTACAGCCTAAAAAAGCGCCACTTTTGCTGCTACGGATAACTAAAGGTTGCTGACACTGTGGGCAAAGTTGTTTGCGCTCGGTTTGGCTAAATAAGGTCGTCTTATCGGTCATGACTGGCTAGGCCGTTTAATGCAACAGCCCTTCTGGTTGTTCAAAAATAAGATCCTCCATTTGGGCATAAGCCGACTCGTGGCCCGGTACATTAAATAACACCATCAACACTACCCATTTTAAGTCTTCAAGGCATATGCTATTGCTATCTAAATCCATCACCCGATCAATCACCATCTCTCGAGTCTCTGCACTTAACACATTTATTTGCTCTAAAAACAGTAAAAAGCCTTGGCCTTGAACATCTATTTTCTGTAGTTCTTGCTGACTAAAAATACGAGTAGAACTTGCTACCGTGTGGGATAAATACGGTTTTACATCGCTTTGTTGTAATACAGACAGATGATCAAGCCATTTTAGCGCTTTAAAAATATCATCATCATGAAAGCCTGCGCGGCTTAATTCTTTAGTTAAGTCGGCATGGTTTACGTAAATATCAGATTCATTATGAATATAATTTTCGAACAGATAAACGAGGATATCAAACATACTTAGGCACTCCTCACTCTGATAAAGCCACCCGGAACGGTGGCAACTTCACCTGCAAGTTCAAGCTCTAATAAAGCAATGCTTGCTTCAGTAATCGCCAGGCCTGAACGTTCGGCAATGATATCTATTGTAGTAACATCATCTCCTACGTTAGCCAACAACTGCGCTGCAAACAAGTCTATATTACGATTTTTTGCTACTGTTGGTTCAGTTTTTGCGCAACTGTTAGTTAAAAAGCTTCTTTCTTCTAAAATATCGGCAACACAAGTGACAAGTTTAGCGCCTTGCTGGATTAATAAATGACAG
The sequence above is drawn from the Rheinheimera salexigens genome and encodes:
- a CDS encoding DUF494 family protein, with amino-acid sequence MFDILVYLFENYIHNESDIYVNHADLTKELSRAGFHDDDIFKALKWLDHLSVLQQSDVKPYLSHTVASSTRIFSQQELQKIDVQGQGFLLFLEQINVLSAETREMVIDRVMDLDSNSICLEDLKWVVLMVLFNVPGHESAYAQMEDLIFEQPEGLLH